The Penicillium psychrofluorescens genome assembly, chromosome: 2 nucleotide sequence GCTGTCTTTGATCGCCGCCGCGAATCAGGGCAAGGAATAAATCTGAAAAGATAGCCGCCCCTAGTCCAATAACATGGTGCACCTGGCCCGAAATAgttgctggtgctgggaTCATTGGCGGACCTGCAAAAACTGGCGGCTCGTGGCGTTGTTTGTCTgacgaaagaaaaagcaatTCTCAGTGTGTGAGAGAGACTGAGGATTCGATTTGACAGCTCTGGGAAGGGAGGCTGACTCTAGATCACGACGGCTGCGTGCATGCAACAACTGTATGGAGAGTTAGTTGGTTGGTAACCAACCAACCAGAAAGCAACCCTCCATTGGAGTGGCCGATCCGTCTCCCAGCCCCTGTCTGGTTCCTTTCCGGGTTTGGGCAAAGAATCTGGAGTGAGTCTGGGGGAGCAACGTCTGGCCGGATCGGGGGTATAGAAACACCAGAAACACGAAATACCAGATACTGTAAAAACCGACacagctttttttttttcaaacCCATTGTCGCCCGGACTAGGAGGCTCTGCGCTCACATTGTCGCAGATAGAGAGGGCCAGAGCACATGGACAAAATTATACAAATCATCCCTTGGAGACCAAAGTCCGTGTACCGGGAAGTGGGCCCGCAGCTGTCGGAGAATGAACAGAGGCATGCTAGGGCTCCCAGATACCCGGATACATGCCCTTCCCTGCAGAATTCAAGGGGAGAGAGCTTACCTCACATATCAATAAACAAGGAGAAACACAGGGCTGGATCTAGAACATTGGAGGCATGCTCGGCGTGAGTGTGACTCTCTCACGCAAAATTGTATATCGAGGCTTGAGAGTAAAACAGCAAGTATAGGGCGATGTCGAATTCAGCAGAAGGAAGGCTCTCTTGATCACCTATGATACATGTATTGCATTGGGTATACCCCTACGCCTTTCTTCATATTGATCGGGCTGAGGTGAAACACAGATAATAAAGTACAAGATGATCGGCCGGAAATGCAAATCTTCCTTCCGGCTGGATTGCAAGACAATTGAATCATTAGACTAGTCAGTCATTACACGATTTGAATAATTAGACTAGTCAGTCATTACACGATTTGAATAATTCGCCCGGCCATCATCGCTGTGTCATTCCCTTCATGCCTTACGCAGTACACGGGGGAGAGTCGACAAGTTTACCCCGGAGTAAACAACAAAGGAATCTATGGATCACAACATACCTTCTTGGTATGAACGCATCACAGCAAAGGCACCACCGATTAACTCTACGATCCCTCGATCGACCGCTCAGCTGACCAAGAGTCTAGAAGGGCGAGCGACCAAACTATGCGCGGATGCCGCCTCCGCGATCCCCGGATTGATGCCCCTTGCGCAGATCTGGGAGAGAGATTAGCATACAGTTTATACCTTACCGGGGAGAGCGGGCCGGTGTATATATGGCGTGCCAGATGAAAGGAATGTGATTATTGACCGGAGATGCGAcacgaaaagaaaaagcatTGAAAACGCTCATTTGTTGATACGAATTAGGGCTGTCACATTTGATCGGTGGGGTGGCGCGGCCCGCCGAATCCAGGCACCCGGAGACCTGACGGACTCAGGGTAATGTGACAGCACTGAGCTACCAATTCATCTACCCTACGACAATACAGTAGTCATAAAATATAACGATTAATAGGAACTCTCCGTACGACGGAGCTGTCTACTCCTCCCATCCCTACTACTGCTATTGGACCCCGCGTCAGGTGATGCCCTCGTGACCGCGTGACCCGTGATTTGCCACTATGCGCTGTCTTCCCCATCAGCTGGTTCAGCTGGACTGCCTCGGCTGGTTGGAGCTGGAGCAACTAACTACGACCCTCGCCACAGCAGCGACTGGGTTGTTCTTCATCGACTGGTACTACCCGAATATGACGAACGGTCGTTGTGCAAGGTCGGCAGCTGAGAAGGATGACTGACATCCAATTACCCCAGACCGACTCACATCACATGATGGATGAAACGTGCATCTTGTGTGACTCTCCGACCAGGGGGGGCCACCAGAGGATCGATCGGCCCCGTCCTTGCCAGTCCCCCGGGTTAGCGGCCGCGAGAGCTCTGGATGGAGAGCCTTTCCGTCAGTCCGGAGCGACGGGTAAATCTTTGGACAGACTTCCTATATAGTACCTAGTGTTGGGAGAGCTTGTGACGGTGGCTCCGTTTGGCAGGTGCTTTCTAATATGTATGTCGGTACAGAGACCGAACTAGGATGTGCCCTTTCGGAAGACACCaaaggaaacaaaagaaaaaaggagCGGTAAGAGACAAGGCTCTTTCAATCTGCCCGCCACATGATGACGCCCAGCAAATGCCTCACCGTTCGAGATTCATCTATGAATATATTATCATTAATTGAGGCTTGAACACTCCTACAACGTGGCGTCCCGACCTCTGCTCGCTGCTTGAACGACCCTTCCGTGACTAGAATAGACAACACAGCAATACTATCAGCCGGACTCTCCAATGGCCAACCAGCAAGTGCGACAGTTCCTATTCCCTACAAGTCACAAGCAGTAAAGAATCTGAAGCGCCTTCTAGACGGAAACCGGCCGGGCCTAGCAATACCGGTAATGACCGTTTGGTATTTACGGGTGCTCGTGACACACTGATTTTTCTCACCGACCCTCGGTAGGATCGTTAATAAAATCATTTAATATTTTCCCTTTTGGGTTCTTACCGTACCGTACATAATAATCCCCCTCTCTGGCTCTCTGTCATAATTATCGGTTTCGGTTCCTCTTCTATCTCTcgttccttctttctctccctcctcctaCATTCACCTCTTTCACCTCGCCTTCCATTcaaccccccccccccatctCCCATTCCCATCCGCCCTCGCTCTCGTTGTTCTCTTCTCAACCCTGAACGCGGCAAATATCCACCTCTGTTCGGTCGACCCACTCGCATTACGCCTCCGTTCCGATAACCTCCGCCTCAAACCCACTGCCAGATCTCCGCATCGCCAGTGGCGCCCGGACAGAAATTTGACGGGACTCGACGAattctctcttcttcacccctCTCTTGACAACTCAACTCGTACCCAAGCGCTCAATCTTACCTCCGGCGCCAGACACAATCCAATTTGCTGCAAACACTCTTCTGTCAGCATCTAGATCCAGTCCTTACTCCGATCTTGACGTGAACGCCGCGGGATTCGAAGAGATTTTTGCACCACCGCTCCTCAGCGCCGTACGATCACTCTCGGGGGAGACGGCGACCCCGGAACAACTCCCACACACCCCAACAATCGACAGCAAAGGCTCCCGCCGTAACTGTGGCGTCGGTAGAATGCCTTCGCGTTTTACAACACCGGTGTTAACGGTGGATGCGGATAATATCCACAAGGTGGACACCGCAAATGCACAGAGCCTTCATGGCATGTGGATGGGTGAGATCGACTCGGATTGTCTTTTGAAATGCGAACAAAAAACTGACTTGGACGCAGTCTTCTCAAAATGTGCCGACTATATGGACCAGGGCCGTCGACTCGAAAACCTCAGCTGGCGCCTATGGACTCGCGAAACCTTCTGTGTCGAACCTGAGAAATCCAGCGATACCTCTGTGCTCCCACTCCTTCGCTCGGAAGCTGGGGAGCCTCCGGAGCTCTCCGCTAGTGTCGAGTCGGCCGCATCCGATCAAGCAGAGCGGATAGAGGCTCACATCAAACGACCTAAATGCCAGGACTATCGACCTGCCGTCGTTCGTGATGACTCGATCGCTAGCCTAGGCCGGGGCAAGGAGAAGCATATCACCTCCCTAGACCTGGAGCGCATGGTCCTCAACATCAAAGAGCGGAAAAGCCTAGAACCTCTGACCGCCGTGGTCAGCCCTGCGGCTCCCGTGGTCGACATCACTCCACGCCCATCCTCTACTCCCACTCCTTCTGTTGTTTCGACCGCAAAGCAGGTTCTATTCCCTCGACGACCAATTCAAAAACCCCACGACTCGACTGAATCATGCTCGACCACTGCCCCGGAGGGCAACGACGACAGCGATTCGACGCAGGTCACCGCGTCCGACACCAGTGTTTCGTCTTCGGGAGTTCTCCCCTGTCCGGACCTAATGAAATCCCCTAGCGTTGTTCGTGGattctctccctcccacaTCTCGTCGTCTTTCCGATCGCAGGCCAAGCTATCCGGCGACTCTAGCCCCTCTCGAGCTACCACGCAACTAAAGCCATCGCCactcaagaagaagggcggaATGTTCACATTAGGTGGTTCGTccggtgacgatgatgagagCTCTTTTGAAGATCGCATGGTTACTCAGGACAAGCCTACCGCTGATTCACCCGCGGTGGCTAGCAAACCCAGCCCAGCCAAGAAGATGGCCTCGTTCAGCGACCAGGTTACATCACGAACTATAAGACACCCCAAGAGCCCGATCTGCATGGACGAAGATGCCATCGAGACCGATGACGATGTTTCGGAGAGCGCTAtcgaggatgacgaagactCGGATTGGGAAGACTCGGTGACGGAGAGTGGGCGGTCCAGCGTGGACGAGCGAGAGCGACCAGAAATGTTCAAGCGGGTGGATTCCCGGCCTAATTTGGTATCACGGCGCTCGCTGCTTACAATGATGATGCACCAACCGGGACGGATGCAAAACAACGCTTTCCGATCTAGTCCTGCGCTACAGCGCTCGCGCCTGACATCACCTAATGGCCCATCTATTCCGGCCTCCCCACCGGAGAACGACGAAGAGAACTTGACTATGCGCGGCCCCGACGTTCCTCGATCTAAGCCCATCGGCATGAAACCGCCAGTGACGCAATCGCTCGCGCATTCTCCACGCACCACTCGACGGAATATGCTTGCAACCGAGCTGACCGAGTCCCTTCGCAAACACCTCCTTTGGGAGCGCCAACAAAAGAGCGCAACCGCCAACGCTTTCAAACGCCGACACACCGCCCACGACATGAAGAACCTCCAGGAGTATCCAGACCCTCGCAGAGCTCAAGCCGAAGCCTCAGCTGGTGTCGGGCCGAATGCTAATCCGGGCGGCCAGGCCAAGGACAAAGACCTTGCTAAGAACGGCTCTTGGACAAATTACACGACTGATTATGGGCCCTGGGAGTACCATGTCAAGGGGTGgtgatttttttctttaaTTTTTGTTGGACTGTTCCATGTGACAATATCCACGTACGATTATGAACCTGCATTTGCATCAAGGGCGCACACATCTGGATATCTGGGTTTTATGTTTTTTGGGGAGGCTTGGGCTGGTGTTATCCTTACACATTCACTGGGCGCCGGCCCTGCATGGATCTCATGAaaaacctactactactattatTTCGTTATCTACGATATTAATTTTCTTGTACAGCCTCTTCTTAATTTCTTCTCGGGTCTCAGGTGAAACGAACACACATTGGGGGCTTAATGCTGCTTCCTGTCTTGCAAGAAAGATTCTTGACCCCAAAGTTCCCTCCACCCCAAAAAACAATACGGCAGAAGGATCCGAACTTCttaatgatgatgactgCTGCAAATGCGCCTCTCGTTTTCTTTCATTGCAGTATGGCTGTTTGTCGATACCAGATTTGTATTTCTTTGCTTTTATCGGGATTTTCAAGGCGTTGGCTAGTTTGGGGTCGAGACCGCATCcagccaccaccatccaTGTTCGATCTCTTGATTTCTTTCTCACATGCTATCTCCCTGTGTACGTTAGATAATTACTACTACCGCGCGCTCCTACAGCGGGCCAAAAAATTAATAAGAATCCAAAACTTGGAATGGGCACGACTCGCATGCAGAGTCATACCTAAATTCCTGCTGTTAGTATGTAGATGTGAAGTGAGGCTGGCGCCACGCAGGAAAGAATAGCGGTCTGGGCCCCCGAGCTCTCCCCATTGCGCACTGATAGCTATATGTAGACCCTGTCTAGCTGTGGATCTCTAGAGGTCCGTAAAGGGTTTCCCGGCGCATTTATCCCTGCTCATCATGTCATCTTCTTACGAGGTTGACTCAAGCCGCCACGGGCGTCTGCAGCGCATTATCTGTGGCGCTGACACGTatgaagaaggagggtggtggtggtggtggtggtgtggggAAGGAAGCCATGAATTCAAGATTTCTTACCAGTATCTGTATCTATCATAAGCAGGAAGCAAGCATGGCCCTAGCAGGGATTTATGCACTGTAGGTATAGCTACATCCCAGTTCGAGCTAGCTAACCAGTTCAGGTAGTTAGTTAGAATTAGTTACGATATGTAAATCGGACCTGCCTAAGAGGGACATCGCGAAAAAGGGCAACAGTCGTGCAACAATTTAGAACCAACCGATCCTTCGGTTGGGAAGGGGACCCAGACCCTCGATGGCCGGGCACGGTCAGCTGAGAACTCCCTGCGGATTGTGAATCTGTACCCCCGGGCCGGGGGTAGGGAGAGGGGAACAAAAGTACCTTTTGTTGATTGAGCTAAACTTAGCCTGGAACAAACAGGTTCGCGACCTGCCCTTCTAGGGTCCAGCCCCCGGGATCCCCTTTTTGAGTTCTAAGCAGCACTGATCGCTTCCACATGTCTGCGTGTCAGTCTATGACATCTTCTAGTCATCATCTTGTCTTTTGTCATGACTACCTAGACAGCGTGGTGTCTCCACGGGGTTTATCCGGCGTATGGAGTATGGACTGAGATGCAGGCAGAGCAAGATGGGAAGGAAACGCGAGGGAAGCGCCTTGGTCTCGTCTTCAAATACCCTCCACGCATCTTGTTACTATGTTATTAAATCAGAGTGGATTCATGATGCGCCCTTCGCCTGATTTTCGCGATCGGATTAAACTTTCGCGTGGATGGTGAGCGCGTGCTTATTTATCAACACAATCTGGCCGCGGCGATGGAGACTTCTCTGGTCGGTTTTACGACCCAATTCGACATCCGCTTCATACTTTCGCCGCCACAAATAGCTATGGGTGTGTTCTCGACGTACGGTTAACTATTATGCGAATCGCTGCACTCCAATTCGTCGCTACTTAGCTGCTCTTGGTTTGATTTGAACTTCTGCCAATGAAGTTAGCCTTGTCCAATGAATATGGAAATATGCAACAATATCCGCAGAAGGAATCCATATGTTGTAACTGCAGCTCTGGCTAGATTTGTCTGTCTCATCATGCATGTCATGGTGaggtggatggtggatgcCATCATAGTGCCCGTCAGATCCACCTCGGCCCCCAGTCCAGAGCTAGTCATGTGGTTCTCTTTCGGGCCATGCACATGACCGTCTATTACGGTAGTACACTGAGTTTCATCTTCCATAGTATGGGAAGTATGGGAACAACTTCCGGCTAAAAGGCATCCTGTAGTTTTGTCCTCCCCGAGAACTTCTTATTAAGTGACGTAATTGCAGAACCTTCTTTATTTTGGTTAATCAAAATAACACTCTTTGGAGTGAAGGGCTATGTTGCATCAATTCGAGGAGTGTGGATCCCGGATTGTGCTCCAGAGTCTAAGAACACTCCACATCCATCGCAGGTTCCTAAAACGCCCGACAGCCGTCTCGGTTTTAAGAAGTGTTTCCTCCACGAACTTTTACATACATGTACATGTATATGCTCAACCTGGCATGGCATGTCGGCTTGTATCCGAATCCCCCCAACACCGTCGTAGGGCTTATAAAAAAAGAACATTGTAGCTAGAGAGCTACATGCACATCGGTCCAAATGAACGCGGTCGCAGTGGTAACTACGTGAGCTAAGAAATCAATGCGCGTCGCGATCCAT carries:
- a CDS encoding uncharacterized protein (ID:PFLUO_002990-T1.cds;~source:funannotate); the protein is MPSRFTTPVLTVDADNIHKVDTANAQSLHGMWMVFSKCADYMDQGRRLENLSWRLWTRETFCVEPEKSSDTSVLPLLRSEAGEPPELSASVESAASDQAERIEAHIKRPKCQDYRPAVVRDDSIASLGRGKEKHITSLDLERMVLNIKERKSLEPLTAVVSPAAPVVDITPRPSSTPTPSVVSTAKQVLFPRRPIQKPHDSTESCSTTAPEGNDDSDSTQVTASDTSVSSSGVLPCPDLMKSPSVVRGFSPSHISSSFRSQAKLSGDSSPSRATTQLKPSPLKKKGGMFTLGGSSGDDDESSFEDRMVTQDKPTADSPAVASKPSPAKKMASFSDQVTSRTIRHPKSPICMDEDAIETDDDVSESAIEDDEDSDWEDSVTESGRSSVDERERPEMFKRVDSRPNLVSRRSLLTMMMHQPGRMQNNAFRSSPALQRSRLTSPNGPSIPASPPENDEENLTMRGPDVPRSKPIGMKPPVTQSLAHSPRTTRRNMLATELTESLRKHLLWERQQKSATANAFKRRHTAHDMKNLQEYPDPRRAQAEASAGVGPNANPGGQAKDKDLAKNGSWTNYTTDYGPWEYHVKGW